The Lysobacter helvus nucleotide sequence GGACCGGGGTGCCTCAGAAGTTCGGCTTGTCTTCCGTTGCGTTGTAGCGCGCGATCGACTCGATCAGGATCTGCCGCGCTTCCTCGGTGTCGCCCCACCCATCAAGCTTGACCCACTTGCCTTCTTCCAGGTCCTTGTAGTGCTCGAAGAAGTAGGCGATGCGGTCGCGCCAGTGCTGCGGCACGTCGTTGAGGCCCACCATGTGGGCGTAACCCGGATACACCTTGGTCACCGGCACGGCGAGGATCTTCTCGTCGGCGCCGGCTTCGTCGCGCATGCGCAGCACGCCGACCGGGCGCACGCGGATCACCGAACCCGGGATGAGCTGCAGGGGCATCAGCACCAGCACGTCGGCCGGGTCGCCGTCGCCGCACAGCGTGTGGGGGACGTAGCCGTAATTGCAGGGGTAGCGCATCGGCGTGGACAGCACGCGGTCGACGAACATCGCGCCGGAGGCCTTGTCGACCTCGTACTTGACGGGTTCGGCGTCCTTCGGGATCTCGATGATGACGTTGATTTCGTCCGGCGGATTCTTGCCGGTGGGGACGAGTTCCAGGCCCATTGCGTGGTGCTCCGACGTGCTGGCCGCGGCCCGTGGGCCGCGGTGGGGGTGGGGGGAGGGCGCGGATTATAGGCGGGAACCCGGCGCACACTGGCGCATCGGATGGGCAGGACAGGGAGAAACGCATGGTTCCGACGCAACGCCCGCTGGTGGATTACGCCGCCCTCGACGACATCGCCCTCGTGGCGCTGGC carries:
- the ppa gene encoding inorganic diphosphatase; translation: MGLELVPTGKNPPDEINVIIEIPKDAEPVKYEVDKASGAMFVDRVLSTPMRYPCNYGYVPHTLCGDGDPADVLVLMPLQLIPGSVIRVRPVGVLRMRDEAGADEKILAVPVTKVYPGYAHMVGLNDVPQHWRDRIAYFFEHYKDLEEGKWVKLDGWGDTEEARQILIESIARYNATEDKPNF